DNA sequence from the Peptoniphilus sp. GNH genome:
TTAATAATTGCCGATAAAAACATTGGTACTATCATCATTCCAGCTGGAACCTTGTTTAAAAACTTATGTATCATATTTACCCCCTATTTTCAATTTCGCATTTGCGTTTTTAAACTTATTTACGAACAAATATATTTTAAATCCTTTATTATATTTTGTCAACGTTTTCTTTAAAAATTTTTATTTAATATTTTTTAATGGGCAAATCCTCTAAATTTAGAGAACGTATTATATTTAATTTAATAAAAATAGAGAGTGCTATCATTGCGAAATGGCACTCTCTATTTTTATTAAATCTCAATATCTTATTTACTTACCTTTTTGAATATTAAATTACGCCTTCTTTTGATAGCTCATCCAAATCACTTTCAGAGTAATCAAGGACATCCATTAAAATATTTTTATTGAAATAGCCTAACGGTTTTCCTGCCCAATTTATTTTACCCGGTGTTCCCAACATTTTTGGCACAACATTTTGCATCTTTATTTTTCCAAAATCATCAGTATCTACTTCAATTATATCATTTCTTAATTGGAATTGTGGGTCTTTCATAATGTCTGATACATCATAAATTGGGGTTGCTGGTATTTCATCTCCTAATATACTTATAGCTTCATCCAAAGTTTTATTTGCTGCCCATTCTGCAAATATACCATTAATTTCATCTCTGTGTGCAGTTCTATCTGGACCTGTTTTGTATTTTTCTAAATTAACTAACTCAGGTTTACCAATCTTATTCATGCATTCTGAAAACAATTTGTCACCAGTTATAGATATAGCTAAATATTTATTATCTTTTGTCAAAAAATGACCTGCTGGAGTTGTAACCATTGTAGCATTACCTATCCTATTCCTAATTGTTCCATCGTAACTATATTCAGCAATTATAGATTCTTGTAGCCTCAGTACCGACTCTGTTAAGGCACAATCAATCATTTGTCCTTCCCCGCTATTATTTACGTCTCGATCATATATCGCGAACATTACTGCCATACAGCTAAACATGGCTGTGTAAAAATCTGCAACAGATATTCCTGGTTTTACAGGAGCTGAATCAGGGTATCCTGTTACATGTAGAAACCCTCCTAATGCCAATCCCATTCTATCAAATCCTGGTCTATGTGCATATGGACCAGTTCTTCCATATCCAGATGCCGTTGTGTAAATTAATCGTCTATTTTTTTGATGAATTTTTTCCCATGTAAATCCAAGTTTTTCAAATACTCCAGGCCTAAAATTTTCTATTAACACATCCGCCTTTTCTATAAGCTTCCATAAAATTTCTTTACCTTTTTCAGACTTTAAATTCAATGTTATATTATGCTTATTTCTTCCTTCAACTGCATACCATAAATTTTTTATTCTTCCCATATTACGCATTAAATCACCAGTTTTTGGATTCTCAACCTTTATTACAGTAGCTCCAAAATCTGCTAACATTGATCCGCACCAAGGTCCTGCAATAATATTCCCAACTTCTAAAACTTTCAATCCTTCTAGTGCTTGTCTGCTCATAAGTACCTCCTACATCTTATAAACTAAAAACCAAAGGATAGATCAGTATAGTAATAATTAAAGATCCTATCATTAAAATACTTCCTATCTTAGTGTAATCTAAAAATCTGTATCCAGCTTGCAATGTCATTGTTACAGGTGGTGTCGCAACTGGCGTTAAAAACGCAAGATTTAATCCCCATACAATTGCCATTATTACAGGTTTTGCTGGAAGATTTAATACTTGACACATTGATATTGCAATAGGACATATCATAGCGGAAGAAGCTGTAGACGACATAATATTACTCAAAATCACAGATATTATTGTAAATATAATTAACAGTTTATATAAACTTACATCAGCACCTAACATTGATATAATTCTATTTGCTATCAACTCTCCCGCGCCACTTTCTGATAACCCAGCAGCAAAGCCAAAAGAACCAGCTAAAATCCAGATTGTATTCCAATCTATTCTTTCAAATACTGCCTTTAATGAAATACATCCTGTTACTATGCAAAAAATCCCAGCTACCATAGCAACTGTACCAACTGTCCATATCTCAGATATAAATCCTACTATCATTAAAATCATAATGACAACTGATAAAATCATCTTAATATTAGTTGTGCTTTTGTTTGTATTTTCATTGTTTGAATCTATTCTTCTCTCTATTTCTTCAAAATTAAATATTTTATTTTGTAGTCTTACTCCTATTGTTATATAAAATATAACCATAAATATAAGTCTAGGTATGCTCCCCAAAGTTAAATCAAAAAATTTCATTCCTTCGATTCCAGACTCAATAAGCATTCCTTGTCCTACCACATTCGGAGTAGAGCCTACCAAAGTCATGCCGCCACCTACATTTGCCGCAAATCCGATTGCCATATATAAATTCTTTTTTTTGATTTTACCCTTTGAAACCTTAGAAACAGCTGCAACAACTGGCAACATCATTGCGACAACTGCTGTATTGCTTAGCAATGCCGATAAAATTGCTGTTAGCAAAATACATGCAACAATAAATTTTTTCTCATCGTAGCCAACAATTTTTATTATTGACCTTCCTATTTTATCTGCTGCTCCAGTTTCAAAAACAGCTTCTCCTATAATCATAGATCCTATGACCATAAGAGTAACATCATTTGAGAATCCAGAAAAAGCAACTTTAAAAGGAATAACTTTAAATATTCCCATCAAAATAGCAGAGCTTAAGGCTGTAATCGCTAAAGGTATTTTGCCCCATACGAAAGATACTATCGTAAAAAATAATATAATAATGGCTATAGTTGATGTATTCAAATTAATCACCCAAATGTCATATTTCTGATAGTGCTTGTAATTTTGTCAATGTTTGACCAAAATCTTTAGAACTTTGATCAATATCTATAGATACAACATTAAATCCATTGTCTTGTAACATTTTAGTTACATATGGCTGATCATATTCTTCTATATCACAGAATTTCATCATTGCCAAAATTACAATATCAATATCGTGTTTTTTAGCTAAATCAACAAGCATTTTACCTCTGGCATATGCATCATCGTCATGAGCTAATGAACATCCCTTTATATCTAACCAGTGTAATGCAAAACTTTCAAATGCTGAACTTGCCATAGGATAATCATATCTATATATTCTTGATTCATTTGCTAAATCATCTTCTAATATGTGCATGTTCGATTTTGAAATTGAATTTAGAATTTCATCAGAATCTAGCATTATTCCACTTATAAGAATTTTTTTACCATTTGAGATAAACTCATCTTCATTTTCTAACAATTCTATTAACTTAATAAGATTCTTTATCGCATCTTCTGGCGTCAAAAATGACAATGCCTTGATTACGTTATGTCTATCACTAGCAGTTATGATGTCTAAATGTTTATTTGCCATTTCTGTAAATTTTCTTACAAATCCGTTAATTTTATTGTATTTATCAAGTTCTTCCTGTAATGTTTTATTATTAATTTTCTTATCGGCTATGTTTTCTAAATTTCTTGTAACGTACTTTATTTCTTCTATATAAAAATCCAGAGCTCCCGAATCTTTTCTATTTTGTGGTGGAACAAAAGGTATTAAATCAATATTATTTATTCCAGCTCTCCAAGCTGTAACTTCTCCTCTGAGTGTATCGCATAATATAGGCATAACTACAGCGCTTAATTTGTCTAGTGTTCCATTCATGCCTAATTCAAGGCATGTTCTCGATAATGAGCAAGTGAATGCAGGACTATACTTACCTGCTAATCTCGGATTTATGTTTGCACCCCATATACTCATAGGTATCATACCAAGTGCACTTATAATAGGTTTAACGTTGTAATATGGCATGCAGCCAATTACCTTAAATCCATCATTTACATATTTATCTAGCATCTCTCTTGGATTATTTGAAACAAATTTAAAATAACTTAAAAGTTCTTGTAGTTCTTTCATTTTGCACCTTCTTTATTAGATTTCATAATATCTACAAAAGTTTGTATTCTAGTTTCAAATTGTGATTGATTATAAATAGTTGGGTCGGCCTGATCTCCATCAAATGTCATAACAGGAATTTCCAATTCTTTTTCTACCATTTCTTTTCCAGCAAACATGTGATATGTCATAAATTTGCAACTTCTATTTATATGGCATAGCATTCCATCGCATTTAAATCTATCAGCTGCATTAATTCTTTTATTCATCATTTCTTCCGTACTAACTACGTTTGTCGATGTATGAGAATACTGTTCCGCCATCTCTTCTAAGTTATTAATTTCATATTGCATACTCCATGCACCAACATAGCCATTCGTTACGCAATTTATGTCATATTTCTTCATAGTTTTTAAATTTGGACCCAAAAATGGCCAACAAGCTATGCCTTCCCAATCAACTCTATACTTTTCTGTTTTTTCTCCAAATGTGCTTGTGTTAGATTCTATATGATCAAGTATTTCTTTTTTCAATTGCATTAAAACATCAGTAGTTTCTTTCCTAGATCTTGCAATTACCATCGGAGCCATATAGTTAAACAAATCAAATCCGTTCAATGGGGCCGGGTCTTTATCATTGAGCAACACACATTCGTCATATAACTTTGAATTTATATTGCTTATTTTTTGATTTTCAGCGAACTTATCCCAGTCGAATTTTCTCCCAAAAAATTCTTCCATTCTTTTTATGTTGTTTTTAATTTGACTTGCTCCATAAATATTTTTATATGAATCGGCAGGCCCAAAATTGTAATTGAATATACAATCTTGCATGAATATTGGAATATTAAATTCTCTAGATAAACATTCATACCATTTCAGTAATTGAAAACAACTATTCGTTGCGCATAATAAAAATGTAGGTCTAGGCATTTCTTGTGCTGGTCTTTCATATCCAGGTTCATTCATTATTAAATTCGCCATACCTATACTTGTTCTTGCGTACGAACAAATATCATTTGAGTATCCCATGTTCCCTTCTGCATGTTCAATGAATCTGGAAGAATCATGTCTTGCAGCAACACCTGCCGCATTATTCTCTGGATACAATACAGGTACTCCAAATGTTGCACATAATTCTTGTGGAAATATAGATGTAGACCAACCTACATGTTCTCCCCTTTCACATGCATCATAAGCTTCGTTGTAAACCTTATTTGTCAATTCATTTAACATTATTCTAGATTTAGGCAACGGTTTTCTTTTTTTGTTTACTTCCGATTTTTCCATACTTTACCCACCTGTCTGTTTATCATATTTCCCTTCTAATAATTTTTATCAATCCCAATTAAAGCAGCTCCAATAGCGCCTGCTAATTGGCAATTTTCGTGTGTTTGAATTTTTGTGTTTAGTTCTCTTTCTAAAGAAACTTTCAATCCAATATTTTTAGCAACGCCACCACTAAGAGCTATTTTTTCTTTTCTGCCACATCTATTTACTAATGCCAATATTCTATGTGACACTGAATTATGAATCCCAGCTGCTATATCTTCTAAGCTAATATTTTTAGCTAATTTTGAAATTACCTCTGATTCCGCAAAAACAGTGCATGTACTGCTTATCTCTGCTGGATTCTTCGAATTTAAAGACAGTGTGCTTAAATCTTCAATGTCAACATTCATAGCTCTGGCCATTGTATCTAAAAATCTTCCAGTTCCAGCAGCACATTTATCATTCATTACAAAATTATGAATAATTCCTCTATTATCTATATTCATAACTTTTATGTCTTGTCCTCCGACATCAATGACTTGTTCGATGCCATCCATCATCCAAGCTATAGCTTTGGCATGACAAGTAAGTTCACTTTTTTCCTCATCAGCCTCTTTTAATGAAAAACGTCCGTATCCCGTAGACACGATATAATCAATATCTTCTAATTTTAATTTGGCAATTTCCAATACATTATTCAATGCTTGATATGGGCCTATAGTTCCTGTTCCAATATGAACTACATCTTTAGCAATTATCAATTTTTGATCTGTCATAATTACCGCTTTAGAAGCTGTAGATCCAATGTCTATTCCTACAATATAATTCATATTAATCCCCCTAATGTAATGGCATATACATGAGTATATGCCATCAAGTAAAAAATAAAATTATCTACACAAACGTCCAGAAATAATCATACGTTGAATTTGATTTGTTCCCTCAAATATTTGATATATCTTAGCATCCCTCATTAGTTTTTCAACAGGATATTCTCTAGAATAGCCATATCCTCCTAATACTTGAACTGCATTTTCAGCTACGAACATAGCTGCATCTCCTGCCATAGTTTTTGCAATTGATGATAATTTTATATTATTTTTTCCAGCATCAGCGCTTTTACATGCTGCCCAAACCATTTGCCTTGCTGATTGTGTCCTCATTTCCATTTCGGCAAGCATAAATCCAACAGCTTGATGTTTCCATATCTCTTTTCCGAATATAACTCTTTCTTTAGAGTATTTAATGGCTTCTTCTAGCGCAGATTGTGCTACTCCTACTGCAGAAGAAGCAGTGCAAGGTCTGGATTCAGCAAGTATCTTCATAGCTATGCTATAACCCTCTCCCTCTTCTCCCAGCCTAAACTTTTCATTTAATCTCATATTGTCAAAATAAAGAGAGTTAGTATGAACACATCTGATGCCCATCTTATCTTCATGCTCTCCTATCTTTAAACCAGGTGTACCACTCGGTAATAAAAAAGCTGTAATACCACCTTTTGTACCTTTTTCTTTGTCTGTTACTGCAAAAATAACAAAAACATCAGCACAATCACCATTAGTTATGAATGTCTTTCCTCCATTAATTATGTAGTCGCTTCCATCCTTGGTGGCCCTAGTTTTCATAGCCCCAGCATTTGAACCTGACTCGCTTTCCGTAAGTGCAAATGCTAAAATACCACCATCAAGCATTAGTTTAGAAACCCAATCTTTTTGTTGGTCATTTCCAGCAATTTTCAATGGATCCCATCCAAATCCAAACACTCTTGATGCAAAACCTGAATCTCCCTTTGCTAATTCCTCACGAATAATAGCATATGTCCATCTATCAAGTCCTAATCCACCATACTCTTCTGGAACCGTAACTAAATTTAGTCCCATTTCCATCGCTTCTTTAACCAATTCATCTGGTACTGTAGCTGTTTTTTCAGCCTCTCTGCATATATCTTTCACACGTTTTTGAGCAAATTCTCTAACTAAATTTCTCAATTCAATTTGTTCATCATTTAACATAAAATCGAAATCGTTCAATTACATAACCTCCTTATAGTTTATACTGGATAAATTATTGGAACTAATATGGCTGCTAATATAGCCAAAATGATACACAAAGGACCGCCAATTTTAACATAATCCATGTATTTATATCCCGCTGGTAATGTTTGTGTACAAGCAGGAGTCCCAACAGGTGTTGCGCATGCTAAGTTTGTGGCAACTGCCCCTACTGCTATTACAAATGGAACAGGACTTATTCCTAGTGATGAAGCTATGGAGATATATATAGGTGTCATCATAGCTGCTAACGCTGTGTTAGACATGAAGTTAGTAAGTATTACAGTAACAATTATTCCAGCTACCATAAGGACGCTAACCGATGCATTTTGTCCTCCGAACAAGTTTAATACAGCGTCAGCTATTACTTTTCCCCCACCAGATACATCAAGTCCTTTTGCAAAGCCTTGACAAGCTCCTAAAATTATTAATGTATTCCAATCCAAGCTGGCTAATGTTTCCTTTAATGGCATACACTTAGTAACTAATAATACAGTAGCTCCTAATAAACCTACAATTCCAACATTAAGATACGGTTTAAAAGCAGGCACACCAGTTAAAATGAAACCAAGTATGCATAGTAATAAAACCGCAACCGACATTTTCCCCTTCCACGGTGCAACGTTTGCATAATCATCATGATTTTTGTTCTCATCAAATTTAGCATAGTAGTTTCCTTCATTAAATTTCGGATCCTCTGGTTTTAAAACTTTTTTTGAAATAGTATAACCTATAGTTGCAAAATATATTGTCATTACAATGCATAGCGGAATCATAACTTTCGTCTGATCAAAAAGTCCCAATCCCGCCTCAAAGCCTTCTGTGCCCATCAATATAGCATTGGCAGTTTGCTGTGAAGTAGATCCTACAAGCGTACCTGCACCACCAACAGCACAAGCAATACCGGCAGACATAATAACCATCTTCGATCTAATCTTTCCGTTAGAACGGGCAGCACATGCTGCTATCAAAGGCATCCACATAGCTATAGTTCCAGAATTTGATAAAAAAGCTGACATTATTGTGCAGCAAATTACAACTGCAATTATGAATAACCTTTCATTTTTAGCTATTGAAGTTTTACTTATCGCTAATCCTATCTTATTTGCCATTCCAGTTTTGAAAAGAGAATCCCCTACAACACACATACCAGCGACCATCATTACTGTAGTGCTAGAAAATCCAGAATACACATCCTTCAACTCCATCTCAGGTAGCAAAATTCCCATTGCCAAAGATGCAGCCATAGCTGTCATTGCCAAAGGTACTTTCTCAAGTACGAATGACACAATCGTAATAACCATAATTATAATGGCCAGTGTACTCGAATCCATAATATCCCCCCTTTAAATGATACAAAAACTAATTTGTTCTAAAATAAACATAAAACTCTCAAACAGATAGACTATCTTTATATTAAATATACCTACCTGTCTAACTGTTGACAAACTATAAAAAGTTGTATAACATACAACGAAGTAATTGTATGCGATTCTCTAATCAATTCGGGGTGATATATTGATTAATTTTTTAAATATTGAATATTTTTTGGAAGTTGAAAAAGTGCGAAGCTTTTCTAAGGCTGCAGAAAATTTGTACACTACTCAACAAGCCGTTTCAGCACGAATAGCAAACCTTGAAAATGAACTTAATTGCAAATTATTTTTAAGAAGTGTGCCTTTAGAAATAACAAACTCTGGTAAAAAATTTTTATTCTATGCAAAACAAATAAACTGTATTAATGAAGAAATACAGAAGGAATTTAAAAATATATCAGAAGATAATTCAGGGACTATAAGAATCGGTCTCACATATACGAGAGATTATCTGTATATGCCAGATATTATTTTTGAATTTCAAAAAAAATATCCATTGTATACAGTTAAATCAATCTCTGACAACATAAGCGATATTGAAAAAAAATTACATAGTGGAAAAATAGATCTTGCTTTAGGTGCATTTGATGATTGTGAATTGTATAATAATTCAAATATTGATTTATTCTTTTTTGATGATGAGGAACTAGTTCTTCTAGTAAATAAAAACTTATTTAAAAGTATTTTTTCTGAATCTTGTATTAAAAATGGTGTATTTAATTTTTATGAATTTGATAAACTTCCATTTATTTTGGGTCATCCAGATAATTTATCTGGCAAAACTAGTAAAATTTTTTTTGAAAAATATAAAATTAATCCTATTATTAAGGCTCAAAGCGACAATATACAGACTATATTAAAATTATGTGTCAACGGTTTAGGTGCTTGTTTTTGTCCGAAAAATTTATTTGAAAATTCTTCTGTATTTAATCGGAAAAATGAATTGTTAGTAATAAAAGGCGTCGATGAACTGAAACACAGAATGTATTTTGGAATACTTAAAACAAATCCAAAAATAAAAATTCTAAAAGACTTTATTGAAACAGCAATTAATATTACAAATCATATTGAAAATTATAATAAAAATTAGCAATATTTTTTAACATTATTTAACATTGATTTCTCGAATATTTAATTTAATAAATAAAACATATTAGATTCACATTATCATCATATAATCTTAATATCTTTAAAAGTATATCTTATATGGAGATAATGTGAATCATTTATTTTGGAAATTTGTACTCTTTAAATAATTTAATATAATATATTATTTATTAATGTTTATGTTAATTTCATAGCACCATTCTTATCCTATTGCCAATATCTTGCTAAAGAAATCTTTTGTTCTTTCATGTTTCGGATTTTTGAAGAATTCTTCTCCTCTACCTTCTTCTATTACTTCTCCCTTGTCCATAAATATGATTCTATCGCCTACTTCTTTTGCAAATCCCATCTCATGTGTCACTACTACCATTGTCATTCCTTCTTTTGCTAAGTCTTTCATGACATTTAATACTTCTCCTACCATTTCTGGGTCAAGGGCTGATGTAGGTTCATCAAATAGTATTACTTCGGGATCCATGGCAAGGGCTCTTACTATTGCTATTCTTTGTGCTTGTCCGCCTGATAGTGCTTTTGGATAGTTGTTTTTTTTATCCAGTAGTCCTACTCTTTTTAGGAGTGTTTCAGCTTTTTCTTTTGCTTCTTCTTGGCTCATGTTTTTTACAAGCTGAGGCGCTAACATTATATTTTCTAGCACCGTTTTATTTTTGAAGAGGTTGAAGTTTTGAAATACCATTCCCATTCTGGATCTAATTTTATTTATGTCCGTCTTTTTGTTTGTTATTTCTTCTCCGTCAAATAAAATTTTTCCTCCATCCGGCTCTTCCATTAGATTTAAACAGCGCAAAAATGTAGATTTGCCCGATCCAGAAGGGCCGATTATAACTAACACTTCTCCATCTTTTACTTCTTGATTTATTCCTTTTAATACCTGCAATTTTCCAAAGTTTTTAGTCAAATTTTCTACTTTAATCATGGCTGAGTTTCCTTTCTAATAGTCCCATTGTTTTTGATAGGCTAAATGTAATTAGCAGGTATATTAATGCTGCAAAATACAAAGGTTTTGTGTTAAAAAGAGTTGATTGCAAATTTTTGCCTACATAAAATAGATCTGTTATGCCAACGGTAAATACTACTGAGGACTCTTTTATTAGTGATATAAATTCGTTTACTAGGGCTGGCAAGATGTTTTTTATTGCTTGCGGTATTATTATATGTTTCATTGCCTGCGCCTCTGTTAGTCCTAGTGATCTGGCTCCTTCCATTTGACCCTTTTCTACCGATTGGATTCCTCCTCTTATTACCTCTGCTACATAGGCTGCTGAATTTACAGAAATTGCTAGTGAACATAGAAAAATTGTAGATCTAAAGAAAGTGAGATTTTCTGGTATTACTGCCTTTAATCCAAAATATACTATTGTTATTTGGACTAGCATTGGTGTTCCTCTTATTATTTCTATATATGCTGTGGATATTAATTTTAAAATATGGCTTTTTGACAATTTCATCAGGGCTAAAAATGTGCCTAGAATCATTCCACATATTATGGATATAAAGGATATTTCTATGGTTTTTAAGGCCCCTATTAAAAACGCATATCCATATTGGCTTATAAAGTTTATGTTATTTGTTATAAAATTCATTTCTTCTCCTGGCATAAAAAATTCCTCTTTAGCGAGGAATTTTTTCATTTATTTTCATTTATTTCTTTGGTTGAAACTTCCAAATAATGATTAAACCATGTTGTTACTTGATCTTTGTCTTTTAATTTATCTATGGTCTTGTTTATGGCCTCTTGCAGTTCTTTTTCTCCTTTTTTGATTGCTACGGCTGAGCCTTCTTCTGCTGGTATGCCAAGATCTTCTATAATCGCTAAGTCAGGACTTGCTGCTGCGAATTGTTTAGCCGGAAGTTCGGCCATGAAGATTGCATCAAAGGTCTTATTTTTAAGCTCCATGATGAGGTTGTTGTTGTTCTCGAGGCCTGTTATATTTGCCCCAAAATTCTTTTCAGCATAGGTTTGTTGAACAGTTCCCATTTGAACTCCTATTTGCTTGCCTTTTAAATCATCTACGCTCTTTATGGATGATTCTTCGCCCTTTCTTACCAAAAATATTTGACCACCTTCGTAGTAGGGTTCTGAAAAATCAACTTCCTTTAATCTTTGTTCATCAGCTACCATGCCTGCAAGAACTATATCCAAATCTCCTGCCTTTAAAGAGTTTAAGAGTCCTTCAAAAGCCATGTTTTTTATGGTTAGCTTTACTCCTAAATCATTTGCAATTGCTTTTGCAATTTCAACATCTACTCCAACTATGTTTTGTTCGCTTCCTGAAATTTGAATCCATTCCATAGGCGGATAATCAGCTGATGTTCCCATAACTAATTCGCCTTTTTCTTTTATTTTTTCTAGTGCATTTGAGTCTTTTTTTGCTTCAGTATTTGATGAACAACCCACCATAAGGCAAAGTGCCAGAATAGTAATTATAATGTAAATTCTTTTTTTCATTTTTTTCCTCCTAAAACATTATTTAATTT
Encoded proteins:
- a CDS encoding amino acid ABC transporter permease, which translates into the protein MNFITNNINFISQYGYAFLIGALKTIEISFISIICGMILGTFLALMKLSKSHILKLISTAYIEIIRGTPMLVQITIVYFGLKAVIPENLTFFRSTIFLCSLAISVNSAAYVAEVIRGGIQSVEKGQMEGARSLGLTEAQAMKHIIIPQAIKNILPALVNEFISLIKESSVVFTVGITDLFYVGKNLQSTLFNTKPLYFAALIYLLITFSLSKTMGLLERKLSHD
- a CDS encoding transporter substrate-binding domain-containing protein, with amino-acid sequence MKKRIYIIITILALCLMVGCSSNTEAKKDSNALEKIKEKGELVMGTSADYPPMEWIQISGSEQNIVGVDVEIAKAIANDLGVKLTIKNMAFEGLLNSLKAGDLDIVLAGMVADEQRLKEVDFSEPYYEGGQIFLVRKGEESSIKSVDDLKGKQIGVQMGTVQQTYAEKNFGANITGLENNNNLIMELKNKTFDAIFMAELPAKQFAAASPDLAIIEDLGIPAEEGSAVAIKKGEKELQEAINKTIDKLKDKDQVTTWFNHYLEVSTKEINENK